The genomic stretch TATTGAAGGCATCCGTGAAATGTTTAAAGCCTTAGAAAACCATCCGCAAATATTGTCTTGTACAGCTCTGCAAACGGTTGGCTCAAAAGGTCATGATGGCTTCGCAATTGCAATTGTGAAATAATGGTTAAAAAATCATCTTTTTTATTTTATTATTTATAATCAATTAATTACTTTTATTACTGTTGCTTTTCCATATAGTTATCCACAAGATTTGCGGATAACTATATGCAAATCTCATCATTTAGCCACAAGTAACGGTACAGTCGCGTTTCGGAATATAGTTGTCGCAATACTTCCCAAGAAGAACTGGTGAATTTTGCTATGGCTAAATGCCCCTAACACAATGATCTGAATACCATGCTCTTGTTGGTACTCTAGAATATTTTGTGCAACATCGCCATAACGGTAAACGGTGACTACATCTAGACCCGCTTGTTTAAGATAATGCTCTGGTTCATTTAATATTTCTGGATGATCCCCTACATACACCAAATGACATTGCAGTGTTCGCAATAAGTCACTTTGGGCAATACGGCGCATCATTTTTTGGCATGTTGGCGAGTATTCATAAGCAAAGATAAATCGGGTTGGGACTTTAAAGTTTTCACCAATGGTCAACACAGTACAATTCGCACCACGAATGAAGTTTTCGACATTACTACCAATTGGTTTATGTTTTTCGGCGGCTCTTTCCCCGACTCGACCTAAAATGACGATATCATTTTCATGTAAGAGATTAAAACTTTGCTCTAAAAAATCACCTTTTTCTTGGATTTTTGAACTGGTAATTCCGTGTTTTTCTTGAATAAGATCAGAAATGTGACGGAGTAAATTATTACTATAATCTAACGCGAGTTCACTTTGTTTTTGCTCTAGCTCAGCTAACTCTTTTAGCAGCATTGCATTGCTTTCAAAGCCGATTACCCCACTAATTTCACCGAGATGATAACTGGCTGGGTAATAGTCCAGAATTTGTAATAATACAAGTTCCCGTCCAGTTGCTTTAGCAACCCATGCTGCTGCATCGGCAATAGCATTAATACACGGTGATGAGTCAATACACGCAATAACACGGTTCATGTTAGCCTCTCTTCTTCAGGTCTATTGCCTTGGAGATTATTATTAAAACTTAGCTTTAACTTAACATAGATAAAAATTGGTATGTTAAGGTTTATGTATAAAAACCAACTTTTTTGTTTAAAGATCAAACATTTTATTACATTCTTAAAACTGCATTATTCTCTTAAGCGAATAAATTTTGCGGGATTCCCACCCACAATATGGTACGGCTCAACATCTTTGGTCACCATACTATTCATCCCGACCACAGCATGTTTACCGATTTTTATACCATCTTTGATCCCCACATGTGCACCCAACCAAGCGTCCTGCTCAATTTCAATTCCTTTAGAAGTAACCGGCTGTTGGTAAAGCGGACGGTCTAATTGCATCCCGTGGTCAAATGCATATAAATGACAATATGCTGCAATTCGGACTTGGTCATGCAACTTTATGCCCGCTCGCCCACCATCTAAAATACAATGATGATTTATTGCGACTTCGTTACCGATTTCAAGCGGTCCATGCAATGTGCAATCAGCCGCAATAAAACTATTATCGCCAATGATAATTTTGCGCCCCGGCTCAGCAAAAATGTGTGCCAAAGGTGAAATAAAACAATTTTCACCAATCTCAACGGTTTCCATATCCATTAAATAAGCTTGATATTCTTTTTGCCATTCTTCGGCCCAAGCACGATGTTTAGGTTTTAAACTCCAATATAACCATGGCATATAGTTTAAG from Acinetobacter pittii encodes the following:
- a CDS encoding universal stress protein, with translation MNRVIACIDSSPCINAIADAAAWVAKATGRELVLLQILDYYPASYHLGEISGVIGFESNAMLLKELAELEQKQSELALDYSNNLLRHISDLIQEKHGITSSKIQEKGDFLEQSFNLLHENDIVILGRVGERAAEKHKPIGSNVENFIRGANCTVLTIGENFKVPTRFIFAYEYSPTCQKMMRRIAQSDLLRTLQCHLVYVGDHPEILNEPEHYLKQAGLDVVTVYRYGDVAQNILEYQQEHGIQIIVLGAFSHSKIHQFFLGSIATTIFRNATVPLLVAK
- a CDS encoding DapH/DapD/GlmU-related protein; translated protein: MTDSLLKYREQHKHRLNYMPWLYWSLKPKHRAWAEEWQKEYQAYLMDMETVEIGENCFISPLAHIFAEPGRKIIIGDNSFIAADCTLHGPLEIGNEVAINHHCILDGGRAGIKLHDQVRIAAYCHLYAFDHGMQLDRPLYQQPVTSKGIEIEQDAWLGAHVGIKDGIKIGKHAVVGMNSMVTKDVEPYHIVGGNPAKFIRLRE